One genomic window of Paenibacillus xylanilyticus includes the following:
- a CDS encoding ABC transporter substrate-binding protein, which produces MKKRQWTGMWITLLAVVLVLSACGGTSTGTDSNSASSGTEGSGAASTTLTIAAATDIESFDPHNNNNTSSEAVLVNVFDYLIKNDSEQNKVPGLAESWEQVDDTTWRFKLREGVTFHNGDPFTSADVKYTIERVAKDETLKQNSYFKNIVEVKAVDEHTVDIITDGPDPLLLNRLSKMGAGILPAKYIEDNGMDAFLKQPVGTGPYKFSKWTKDDRVVLVKNENYYGDEPKWNEVVFRVIPEASTRVSELLAGGVDVAASIPSTDIARIEGEADKKIVKAPIQRVLQLIFRQTEGSITADPKVREAIDLAIDKQGIVDSIAGGAGIVTRTSVTPGNFGADPSLYKTSLYDLEKAKQLLKEAGYAEGEAEMTISVSSQYKEQVEVVAAMLEQAGFKINMDVLEPSAFSERYSSKSFKEIFMIGIGNSLFDASNNYNRYMLEEAKGESDYNNPEVEKLLQSALVNMDPEAREKEYQQVQQIFAEERPAVYLYQMEGVYGTNARVNFTPRSDEMFYADEITPAAQ; this is translated from the coding sequence ATGAAAAAAAGACAATGGACTGGCATGTGGATTACATTACTGGCTGTAGTATTGGTGCTCAGCGCATGCGGTGGAACAAGCACGGGTACAGACAGCAATTCGGCATCAAGTGGAACGGAAGGCAGCGGAGCTGCCAGCACAACACTTACGATCGCAGCAGCAACGGATATTGAGAGCTTCGATCCGCATAACAACAACAATACATCCAGTGAGGCGGTTCTGGTTAACGTATTCGATTATCTGATCAAAAACGACAGTGAACAAAATAAAGTGCCTGGACTTGCTGAATCCTGGGAACAAGTGGATGACACCACCTGGCGCTTCAAGCTGCGTGAAGGGGTTACGTTCCATAATGGTGATCCATTCACTTCAGCAGACGTCAAATATACAATAGAGCGTGTAGCCAAAGATGAAACGCTTAAACAAAACAGCTATTTCAAGAATATCGTTGAAGTTAAAGCTGTTGATGAGCATACGGTGGATATCATTACAGACGGTCCGGATCCGCTCCTGCTTAACCGCCTCTCGAAAATGGGAGCAGGCATCCTTCCTGCCAAATATATCGAGGATAATGGCATGGATGCTTTCCTGAAACAGCCGGTAGGAACCGGACCATATAAATTCAGCAAATGGACCAAAGATGATCGTGTGGTACTCGTGAAGAATGAGAACTACTATGGCGATGAACCGAAATGGAATGAAGTCGTATTCCGCGTAATTCCTGAGGCTTCCACACGGGTATCCGAACTGCTCGCGGGTGGAGTTGACGTCGCTGCATCGATTCCATCTACAGACATCGCCCGCATTGAAGGTGAAGCAGACAAGAAAATTGTCAAAGCGCCAATCCAGCGCGTGCTGCAGCTGATCTTCCGTCAGACAGAAGGCAGCATTACAGCTGATCCGAAAGTCCGTGAAGCCATTGATCTGGCCATCGACAAACAAGGTATTGTCGACAGCATTGCAGGCGGAGCAGGTATCGTCACTCGTACATCTGTAACGCCAGGTAACTTTGGTGCAGATCCGTCATTATACAAAACATCCCTATATGATTTGGAAAAAGCCAAACAGCTTCTGAAAGAAGCGGGTTACGCTGAAGGCGAAGCCGAGATGACCATTTCCGTTTCATCACAATATAAGGAACAGGTTGAAGTAGTTGCTGCCATGCTGGAGCAAGCAGGCTTCAAAATCAATATGGACGTGCTGGAGCCAAGTGCTTTCAGTGAACGTTACAGCTCCAAATCATTCAAGGAAATTTTCATGATCGGTATCGGCAACTCCTTGTTCGACGCTTCAAATAACTACAACCGTTACATGTTGGAAGAAGCTAAAGGAGAATCGGATTACAATAATCCGGAAGTGGAGAAATTGCTTCAATCTGCATTGGTAAATATGGACCCTGAGGCTCGTGAAAAAGAGTACCAACAAGTACAGCAGATCTTCGCAGAGGAACGTCCAGCCGTGTATCTGTACCAGATGGAAGGGGTCTACGGAACGAATGCACGCGTGAACTTCACGCCGCGCAGTGATGAAATGTTCTATGCCGACGAGATTACACCTGCAGCACAGTAA
- a CDS encoding ABC transporter permease, which yields MGKYVFKSLLQVIPVLFIVSLIVFILVRVTGDPVALMLPETATAEDRAVLTEALGLDQPLYTQYMKFLVSALQGDFGQSFRYGQPALQLVLERLPASFELAVAAMFFAVLMAVPLGVISAVKRNTFTDLIISGISVIGKAMPNFWMGIMLILLFSVMLGVLPVSGRGGLSHLILPAFTLGVGLAAQMTRLIRSSMLEILSQDYIRTARSKGLGRMVVIGKHAFRNGLIPVVTIMSLQFTSLIGGTLITETVFSWPGLGQLLVVAVNTHDMAIVQAAVFVIALIVVITNILTDVAYRLLDPRIKFD from the coding sequence ATGGGGAAGTACGTATTCAAATCTTTACTGCAAGTCATACCGGTATTATTCATTGTATCGCTGATTGTTTTCATATTGGTCAGGGTCACGGGTGATCCTGTTGCCCTGATGCTGCCCGAGACTGCCACAGCGGAAGACCGCGCGGTGCTAACGGAAGCGCTTGGGCTGGATCAACCGCTCTACACGCAATACATGAAATTCCTCGTCAGCGCATTGCAGGGCGATTTCGGTCAATCTTTTCGCTATGGACAACCAGCTCTGCAGCTTGTTCTGGAGAGATTGCCTGCCAGCTTCGAACTGGCTGTAGCAGCCATGTTTTTTGCGGTGCTTATGGCTGTGCCGCTGGGAGTCATTTCGGCGGTTAAACGTAATACGTTTACCGATCTGATCATTTCGGGGATATCCGTGATCGGTAAGGCGATGCCAAACTTCTGGATGGGTATCATGCTGATCCTGCTGTTCTCCGTTATGTTGGGCGTTCTGCCCGTCTCGGGCCGTGGTGGTCTGTCGCACTTGATCCTGCCCGCATTTACCCTTGGCGTAGGTCTGGCCGCACAGATGACCCGTCTCATTCGTTCCAGTATGCTGGAAATTCTAAGTCAGGATTATATTCGTACAGCACGCAGCAAGGGGCTTGGCCGGATGGTCGTGATTGGGAAGCATGCGTTTCGGAACGGCTTGATCCCGGTTGTAACGATTATGAGCTTGCAGTTTACGAGTCTGATCGGCGGAACACTGATTACGGAAACGGTGTTCTCTTGGCCGGGCTTGGGACAGCTTCTGGTCGTCGCCGTCAATACACATGACATGGCGATTGTTCAGGCGGCCGTGTTTGTCATTGCATTAATCGTAGTTATAACCAATATTCTGACGGACGTAGCTTACCGGCTGCTTGATCCGCGCATTAAATTCGACTAG
- a CDS encoding S9 family peptidase yields the protein MNKRPIIPEDLYHYRSISQPVIHPNGQVAYVEQTIDRQKNVYNTRIRGISLDGSNDVELTNGTKDTAPSWTPDGTRLAFLRLEEGGKGLWILASGEDEPVKLIPPERKILDYAWSPDGQYIAFTSKAQLTDAGDQDDQDKPRNQTASELRGKVYERTTPKAEGSGWWDGLYSHLFVYEVRSGVATSVITGLWNVSGPTWSPDSRSIAFISKQVEDKEGDADLLYFTDVYTIRPGVSEPFKVTDSSLLVSQFSYSPDGQMFNLIASDREFGSGSHNRLYTVPVQGGTPKPITAKLDMQLGNAALGDMKSAGPSPSPVWDANHPERGMLVLGTHDGSVDVYRIHANGDCQPMTGKGEKDVYQYTLSPDGATLVIAALTADHPAELYRVDVETGEMIRLTRRNDEWINALQVNVPERIEFTSTDGWRIQGWLLQPARQDSSAKTPLILQIHGGPHAMYTGTFSYEMQTLAAQGYAVLWVNPRGSMGYGQEFARACRGDFAGGDFRDLMEAVDHALDTYELLDESRLGVAGGSYGGVMTNWIVAHSTRFKAAVTQRCISNWLSMYGTSDIGISYVEGVIGDNPAENAELLWSRSPLAHAHKIDTPLLIMHGEQDYRTPIAQAEELYTTLKRYGKTTKLIRYPGSNHSLLKSGKPSLRVDSYEQINAWFNQYLREEGVSA from the coding sequence ATGAACAAACGACCGATCATACCGGAGGATTTATATCACTATCGTTCCATTAGCCAACCCGTAATCCATCCGAATGGACAGGTGGCCTACGTAGAACAGACTATAGATCGGCAAAAGAACGTGTACAACACCCGGATTCGGGGAATCTCGCTGGATGGCAGCAATGATGTCGAGCTCACGAATGGCACCAAGGACACAGCGCCGAGCTGGACACCGGACGGAACACGGCTTGCTTTCTTGCGTTTGGAAGAGGGCGGCAAAGGATTATGGATACTTGCGTCAGGTGAGGACGAACCTGTTAAACTTATTCCGCCCGAGCGAAAAATATTGGATTACGCTTGGTCGCCTGACGGCCAGTATATTGCCTTCACCAGCAAAGCGCAGTTAACAGATGCAGGTGACCAAGATGACCAAGATAAGCCGAGGAATCAAACGGCATCTGAGCTGCGTGGCAAAGTATATGAACGTACAACGCCGAAAGCGGAGGGATCCGGCTGGTGGGACGGTCTATACAGCCATCTGTTTGTTTATGAGGTTCGAAGTGGGGTGGCCACTTCAGTGATCACCGGATTATGGAACGTCAGTGGACCAACATGGTCCCCGGATAGCCGGAGCATTGCTTTTATCTCGAAGCAGGTGGAGGATAAGGAGGGCGATGCGGATCTGCTGTACTTCACTGACGTGTATACTATTCGGCCGGGAGTGAGTGAGCCTTTCAAAGTGACGGATTCCAGTCTGCTGGTGAGCCAGTTCTCCTATTCTCCCGATGGACAGATGTTCAATCTGATTGCCAGTGACCGGGAATTCGGCAGCGGCAGTCATAACCGATTATATACCGTCCCCGTACAAGGCGGAACGCCTAAGCCGATCACAGCGAAATTGGATATGCAGTTAGGCAACGCTGCACTTGGAGATATGAAATCTGCCGGTCCGTCTCCATCTCCGGTCTGGGATGCGAACCATCCTGAACGAGGCATGCTTGTACTCGGTACGCACGATGGAAGCGTGGATGTGTACCGTATCCATGCAAATGGAGACTGCCAGCCCATGACGGGAAAAGGGGAAAAGGATGTGTACCAATATACATTGTCACCTGATGGAGCTACACTCGTCATTGCTGCACTGACAGCTGATCACCCTGCAGAGCTATATCGGGTGGATGTTGAGACTGGCGAAATGATCCGGCTCACCCGGAGAAACGACGAATGGATCAACGCACTCCAAGTGAATGTACCTGAACGGATTGAATTTACATCCACAGATGGCTGGCGCATCCAGGGTTGGCTGCTGCAGCCTGCGAGGCAGGATTCGAGTGCCAAAACTCCACTGATTCTGCAAATCCATGGAGGCCCGCATGCAATGTATACGGGCACTTTCAGTTATGAGATGCAGACACTTGCAGCACAAGGGTATGCCGTTTTATGGGTGAATCCGCGAGGGAGTATGGGATATGGACAGGAATTTGCCAGAGCTTGTCGTGGCGATTTCGCGGGTGGAGACTTCCGTGATTTAATGGAGGCGGTTGACCATGCCCTTGACACATATGAACTATTAGATGAGTCACGTCTGGGTGTTGCAGGCGGCAGTTACGGAGGGGTTATGACGAACTGGATCGTTGCCCACAGCACTCGGTTCAAGGCAGCTGTTACCCAGCGCTGCATCTCCAATTGGCTGTCCATGTACGGTACCAGTGATATAGGCATATCTTATGTGGAGGGAGTCATTGGGGACAATCCGGCAGAGAATGCTGAGCTGTTATGGTCCCGTTCACCGCTGGCTCATGCACATAAGATTGACACACCGCTTCTTATCATGCATGGAGAGCAGGACTATCGGACTCCGATTGCCCAGGCGGAGGAGCTCTATACCACGCTCAAACGTTACGGCAAAACAACCAAACTGATTCGCTACCCTGGTTCCAATCATTCGCTGCTGAAAAGCGGCAAGCCTTCACTACGAGTGGACAGTTACGAACAGATCAATGCCTGGTTCAATCAGTATCTTCGAGAAGAGGGGGTCTCAGCATGA
- a CDS encoding FadR/GntR family transcriptional regulator — translation MFNQATFQFEKVSAIKVSEFIREQLEEAIILKEIMSEDQLPSERELAEMFNASRITVREALSALESKGLIEKRVGAKGGTFVLPITANAHKRTKEEIMRDWDQMLHVFEYRTIVEPEGAFLAAERITAGELELLEGYIKQSTEPECTREWFRALDVKFHLTIAKASGNPYLETAVRQIRTKINPALDLMPYDENIRVLNQGVHTEILEALKSRDPEKSRDTMKRHIAFSADAIYSRLVSSEPQERNEH, via the coding sequence ATGTTCAACCAAGCGACTTTCCAGTTTGAGAAAGTTTCGGCAATAAAGGTCAGTGAGTTCATCAGAGAACAGTTAGAGGAAGCTATTATCCTTAAAGAAATCATGAGTGAAGATCAGCTGCCTTCGGAACGTGAACTTGCCGAAATGTTCAATGCAAGCCGAATTACGGTTCGTGAAGCATTATCTGCTCTTGAGAGTAAGGGATTGATTGAAAAACGTGTTGGTGCCAAGGGAGGAACATTCGTACTCCCCATCACGGCGAATGCACACAAAAGAACCAAGGAAGAAATCATGCGTGACTGGGATCAGATGTTACATGTGTTTGAATATCGGACAATCGTGGAGCCGGAAGGCGCTTTTCTGGCTGCTGAGCGGATCACCGCAGGCGAACTGGAGCTGCTGGAAGGTTACATCAAACAGAGTACCGAGCCAGAATGTACCCGGGAATGGTTCAGGGCACTGGATGTCAAGTTTCATCTGACGATTGCCAAGGCCTCAGGGAATCCTTACCTGGAAACGGCAGTCAGACAGATTCGTACCAAGATCAATCCTGCGCTGGATCTGATGCCATACGATGAAAACATTCGGGTTCTTAACCAAGGAGTACATACCGAGATCCTTGAAGCACTGAAATCACGTGATCCGGAGAAATCTCGAGATACGATGAAACGTCACATTGCATTTTCCGCTGATGCCATCTATTCAAGGTTGGTCTCATCAGAACCACAGGAAAGGAATGAGCACTAA
- a CDS encoding M20 metallopeptidase family protein, translating into MEQTSLFELAKQLQPKLTNWRRDFHRHPEIGYEEIRTSGIVAEHLESLGLEVTRHVGRTGVVGLLRGETDGPTIALRADMDALPIQDQKSAEYRSQVEGKAHLCGHDAHTTILMGAAELLTGLGRPKSGNIKFVFQPAEEGLAGARAMIQDGVLENPKVDAIAGLHVTPGQDTGTVGVSKGVAFASADRLVIRVYGKGGHAARPHEGIDAIAVSAQVITALQNIASRLVDPLEPVVVTIGKITGGYMGTAIAPEVEMIGTVRTLSPTLRERMPALIEQVVSGVCASFGAGHEVVYGDGYPVVVNDHAMVDLLTETVDGLDWAKGWSSIPPSTGGEDFAFYCEQIPGVFFRLGSGNEEERTRYPLHHPMFDLDETAMPYGVGMLSSIALEFLARNTTSEGERSK; encoded by the coding sequence ATGGAACAAACTTCACTATTTGAACTCGCAAAGCAGCTGCAGCCGAAGCTCACGAACTGGCGGAGAGACTTCCATCGCCATCCGGAAATTGGATACGAAGAGATTCGGACTTCAGGCATCGTGGCCGAGCATCTGGAGAGCCTCGGGCTTGAAGTGACCCGTCATGTTGGCAGGACCGGGGTTGTCGGTTTGCTTCGCGGGGAAACGGATGGTCCAACCATTGCACTCCGGGCAGACATGGACGCTCTTCCGATCCAGGATCAGAAATCGGCGGAGTATCGTTCCCAGGTTGAAGGCAAGGCTCACTTATGTGGTCATGATGCCCACACCACCATTTTGATGGGAGCGGCAGAACTGCTTACAGGTCTCGGCAGACCGAAATCGGGCAACATCAAGTTTGTGTTCCAGCCAGCAGAAGAGGGGCTTGCCGGTGCACGCGCCATGATTCAGGACGGTGTACTGGAGAATCCGAAAGTGGATGCGATCGCAGGTCTGCATGTGACACCTGGCCAGGATACGGGTACCGTTGGTGTGAGTAAAGGGGTAGCTTTTGCTTCGGCAGACCGTCTGGTGATTCGTGTATACGGCAAAGGTGGACATGCTGCACGGCCGCATGAAGGCATCGATGCGATTGCCGTATCGGCTCAGGTCATCACAGCGCTGCAGAATATCGCCAGTCGTTTGGTGGATCCGCTGGAGCCCGTTGTAGTCACCATTGGCAAAATCACTGGCGGGTATATGGGCACAGCCATTGCGCCAGAGGTGGAGATGATCGGTACGGTGCGCACACTCTCACCCACCCTTCGTGAACGCATGCCTGCATTGATTGAACAAGTCGTTAGTGGGGTGTGCGCTTCCTTCGGCGCAGGGCATGAAGTTGTTTATGGCGATGGATATCCGGTCGTGGTTAACGATCATGCGATGGTGGACTTGCTTACCGAAACTGTTGATGGATTGGATTGGGCAAAAGGATGGAGCAGCATTCCGCCTTCTACTGGCGGTGAAGATTTTGCCTTCTATTGCGAACAGATTCCTGGCGTTTTCTTCCGTCTTGGTTCGGGCAATGAGGAAGAGCGGACAAGATATCCGCTTCATCATCCGATGTTTGATCTGGATGAAACAGCAATGCCGTATGGTGTAGGCATGCTGTCATCCATAGCACTTGAGTTTTTGGCAAGAAACACAACTTCTGAGGGGGAACGTTCCAAATGA
- a CDS encoding Gfo/Idh/MocA family protein, translating into MSKVYRIGIVGCGGIANGKHLPSLSKLDNVELVAFCDIVPERAEEAKEKYGSAEAKVYTDYQELLKDETIDIVHVLTPNISHAEISIAALEAGKHVMCEKPMAKTSAEAQSMLEAAERTGKKLTIGYNNRFREDSLYLKQMCQAGELGSIYFAKAHAIRRRAVPTWGVFLDEEKQGGGPLIDIGTHALDLTLWMMDNYKPKVVLGTTYHELSQKENAANAWGPWDPKKFSVEDSAFGMIVMENGATIMLESSWALNSLDVDEAKCSLSGTEAGADMKNGLRINGEKFSRLYTNEISLSADGVAFYDGKSESAPDVEMRKWIEAIDKDQEPVVTPKQALVVSQILEALYESARTGKAVYLNEQN; encoded by the coding sequence ATGAGTAAAGTGTATCGAATTGGAATTGTTGGATGTGGCGGGATTGCGAATGGCAAGCATCTGCCAAGTTTGAGCAAGCTCGATAATGTTGAACTGGTTGCATTCTGTGATATTGTTCCTGAACGGGCTGAGGAAGCCAAAGAGAAATATGGCAGTGCAGAAGCCAAGGTATACACGGATTATCAGGAGCTGCTGAAGGATGAAACGATTGATATCGTTCATGTCCTCACACCTAATATTTCTCATGCTGAAATCTCCATTGCTGCTCTTGAAGCGGGCAAACACGTCATGTGTGAAAAACCGATGGCGAAGACATCCGCCGAAGCACAGAGCATGCTTGAAGCAGCTGAACGCACAGGCAAAAAGCTGACCATTGGATACAATAACCGCTTCAGAGAAGACAGCTTGTACCTGAAGCAGATGTGCCAAGCAGGCGAGCTGGGATCGATCTATTTTGCCAAGGCACATGCGATTCGCAGAAGAGCCGTACCGACGTGGGGTGTTTTCCTCGATGAAGAAAAACAAGGCGGCGGACCACTGATCGATATCGGTACACACGCACTGGACCTGACACTCTGGATGATGGACAATTACAAACCGAAAGTGGTTCTGGGCACGACGTATCATGAGCTCTCCCAAAAGGAAAACGCTGCGAATGCATGGGGTCCGTGGGATCCGAAGAAATTCTCGGTTGAGGATTCGGCCTTCGGCATGATCGTGATGGAAAATGGGGCGACCATTATGCTGGAATCCAGCTGGGCGCTGAATTCGCTGGATGTGGATGAAGCAAAATGCAGTCTTAGCGGAACGGAAGCCGGAGCGGACATGAAGAATGGCCTGCGCATTAACGGCGAGAAATTCAGCCGTCTGTATACGAATGAGATCTCGCTAAGTGCAGACGGCGTAGCGTTCTACGACGGGAAGTCGGAAAGTGCGCCGGATGTTGAGATGAGAAAATGGATTGAAGCGATCGATAAGGATCAAGAGCCTGTAGTTACACCTAAACAAGCTCTGGTTGTATCGCAAATTCTCGAAGCACTCTATGAATCTGCCCGCACGGGAAAAGCGGTGTACTTGAACGAGCAAAACTAA
- a CDS encoding ABC transporter permease: MTGSNEMPIPGSEQKKESSHTQGGFRYIWKQLIISKTGMLGSVLVLLVVWIAICAPLLTSHDPAAVDPLNRLKPPAWLDGGASEHWLGTDNLGRDMWSRIVYGARVSLIVGMGAVIVSGVIGAILGLLSGFYGKWLDAVIMRVGDAFMAIPTILFMLVVMAIVGPGITTLIFVIGVTNWVPFTRIVRSEVLSIKERDFVHAARSIGAKNGRLIVKHILPNILSSFIVICGMNVGTTIIMEASLSFLGLGIKPPDVSWGGMLSDGRQYVATSWWVATFPGLAITFTVLGVIFLGDWLRDVLDPRTETNKK; the protein is encoded by the coding sequence ATGACAGGGAGCAATGAAATGCCAATTCCGGGTTCGGAACAGAAAAAGGAGAGTTCACATACGCAAGGGGGATTTCGCTATATATGGAAACAACTGATCATCAGCAAGACCGGGATGCTTGGCTCTGTGCTCGTTTTGTTGGTCGTTTGGATCGCCATATGTGCACCTCTGCTAACGAGTCACGATCCTGCAGCTGTCGATCCGCTGAATCGCCTCAAACCTCCTGCCTGGCTGGACGGAGGAGCCTCGGAACATTGGCTTGGTACGGATAATTTAGGCCGAGATATGTGGAGCCGAATCGTGTATGGTGCACGCGTTTCATTAATCGTCGGTATGGGGGCAGTCATTGTCTCAGGAGTGATCGGAGCCATACTGGGACTGCTATCCGGATTTTATGGGAAATGGCTGGATGCGGTCATCATGCGGGTGGGGGATGCCTTCATGGCCATTCCTACCATTCTGTTCATGCTCGTTGTGATGGCCATCGTTGGCCCGGGAATAACGACGTTGATCTTTGTCATCGGCGTGACCAACTGGGTTCCGTTTACCCGTATCGTTCGAAGTGAGGTTCTCAGCATCAAGGAGCGTGACTTCGTTCATGCTGCCAGGTCCATAGGAGCCAAGAATGGACGGTTGATTGTAAAACACATTCTGCCAAACATCCTGTCTTCCTTTATCGTCATCTGCGGTATGAACGTCGGAACGACCATTATTATGGAAGCTTCGCTCAGTTTCCTCGGTCTCGGCATTAAGCCGCCGGACGTTTCATGGGGAGGCATGCTCAGTGATGGAAGACAATATGTAGCCACAAGCTGGTGGGTCGCCACATTCCCGGGACTAGCCATTACATTCACAGTGCTTGGTGTTATTTTCCTCGGGGATTGGCTGCGCGATGTACTTGATCCACGTACGGAAACGAATAAAAAATAA
- a CDS encoding Gfo/Idh/MocA family protein: MTIRIGKISLWHVHAWDYIKQVQEHEDTEIAAVWDDNVQRGQEAAERLNVPYFSSLEEMLAQKDIDALIVDAPTRDHQDVITAAARAGKHIFTEKVIASTVKEVNAILAEVREQGVKMTVSLPRLNDGYTLTIQDVLQQGLLGKVTYVRVRLSHNGAIADWLPQHFYNLEECQGGAMIDLGCHPMYLTRLFLGQEVTAVSANFGYVTGKEVEDNAVATLFTDSGAIGVVEAGFVNSHSPFTIEVHGTEGTLLYGTPDDRLLIRTNTGTEAVKEWTELPLLEKRESAFSQWVSHIQNDSLAAENLQIAAELTRLMEAANTSSKEGRRISLSDLQG; this comes from the coding sequence GTGACCATTCGAATTGGTAAAATAAGCTTGTGGCATGTGCATGCATGGGATTATATCAAGCAAGTCCAGGAACATGAGGACACTGAAATTGCAGCCGTATGGGATGACAATGTTCAGCGGGGGCAGGAAGCTGCCGAACGACTGAATGTACCCTACTTTTCATCTCTTGAAGAGATGCTGGCACAGAAGGACATTGACGCCTTGATCGTGGATGCACCTACTCGTGACCACCAAGACGTCATCACCGCTGCTGCAAGAGCAGGTAAACATATTTTTACGGAAAAAGTTATTGCTTCAACGGTCAAAGAGGTGAATGCCATCCTGGCTGAAGTCCGTGAGCAGGGAGTCAAGATGACCGTATCCTTACCTCGCTTGAATGACGGGTATACGCTAACCATTCAGGATGTGCTCCAGCAAGGTTTATTGGGGAAAGTGACTTATGTCCGGGTTCGCCTGTCTCATAACGGAGCGATTGCAGACTGGCTGCCGCAGCATTTTTATAACTTGGAGGAATGTCAGGGAGGTGCTATGATTGACCTGGGGTGCCATCCGATGTATTTAACCAGACTCTTTTTGGGTCAGGAAGTGACAGCTGTGAGTGCCAATTTCGGCTATGTCACAGGCAAAGAGGTAGAAGATAATGCAGTTGCAACCCTGTTTACGGATTCTGGAGCGATCGGTGTGGTTGAGGCCGGTTTCGTGAACAGTCACTCTCCATTTACCATTGAAGTTCATGGAACGGAAGGCACCTTGTTGTATGGTACACCTGACGACAGGCTGCTGATCCGGACCAATACGGGTACAGAGGCGGTTAAAGAGTGGACTGAGCTTCCGTTGCTGGAGAAAAGAGAAAGCGCATTCAGTCAGTGGGTTTCCCATATTCAGAATGATTCCTTGGCTGCAGAGAATCTGCAGATTGCCGCCGAGCTGACACGCCTGATGGAAGCTGCCAATACCTCTTCCAAGGAAGGACGCAGGATCTCCCTCAGTGATTTGCAAGGCTAG
- a CDS encoding AraC family transcriptional regulator — translation MNRYPFEKMLERQDLLERLDITIAWGHYEIRVLRFHLTSFPAGRIVDFHNHAEFEFHFIPRGKGKVILGDQMHSLSEGMLYLTGPGVVHYQEADAEEDMDELCLHVDIVEQPREDVDPWEAAESEETIAKLKALPLVPVHDYHRAMNCFLEAYEACDRKLIGYYTSIKQLVISILLRTVRAHDNGEIRVEAPERDMSMYRYEYAVQYMEANYSNAVTLENVAEKLHISTRQLQRIFYQVQPGMPFSRVLEDIRLGAVCRNLEESNGSIEQIALVSGFTNANYLHAVFRKRLGMTPSAFRKMKQTKSKVRVNGYE, via the coding sequence TTGAACCGATATCCTTTTGAAAAAATGCTTGAACGACAGGATCTCCTCGAGCGTTTGGACATCACCATTGCTTGGGGACATTACGAAATACGGGTTTTACGATTTCACTTGACGTCGTTTCCGGCAGGACGAATCGTTGATTTTCATAACCATGCGGAATTTGAATTTCATTTTATACCGCGGGGCAAGGGGAAAGTTATTCTGGGAGACCAGATGCATTCCTTGTCCGAAGGCATGCTTTATTTGACCGGGCCTGGCGTCGTTCACTATCAGGAGGCCGATGCCGAAGAGGACATGGATGAACTATGTCTCCATGTAGATATTGTTGAGCAGCCCAGAGAGGATGTCGATCCGTGGGAAGCTGCAGAATCCGAGGAAACGATCGCCAAGCTCAAAGCGCTGCCCCTCGTTCCGGTGCATGATTATCACCGGGCCATGAACTGTTTTTTGGAAGCGTATGAAGCATGTGATCGTAAACTGATCGGGTATTATACATCCATTAAACAACTTGTGATCAGCATTCTGCTGAGAACCGTTCGTGCACATGATAACGGCGAAATCCGGGTTGAAGCACCGGAGCGGGATATGTCCATGTACAGGTATGAATACGCTGTCCAGTATATGGAGGCCAACTATTCCAATGCCGTAACACTGGAGAATGTGGCAGAGAAGCTACATATCAGCACCAGACAACTGCAGCGGATATTTTATCAGGTGCAGCCAGGCATGCCGTTCAGCCGTGTGCTGGAGGATATTCGCCTTGGCGCGGTGTGCCGCAATCTGGAGGAAAGCAATGGATCAATTGAACAAATTGCGCTTGTCTCCGGTTTTACCAATGCCAACTATTTGCATGCCGTCTTCCGCAAGCGCCTGGGCATGACCCCGTCTGCTTTTCGGAAGATGAAACAAACCAAATCAAAAGTGAGGGTGAATGGATATGAGTAA